In one window of Pseudochaenichthys georgianus chromosome 5, fPseGeo1.2, whole genome shotgun sequence DNA:
- the bhlhe40 gene encoding class E basic helix-loop-helix protein 40: MERITSAQPPPCVPKHPSMDIADMQGIEFPIYVYKPRRGMKRVDENKETYKLPHRLIEKKRRDRINECIAQLKDLLPEHLKLTTLGHLEKAVVLELTLKHVKSLSGLLDQQQQKIIALQNDLQISDHGGDSAENSEEMFRSGFHLCAKEVLHYLASQESSRDLTPSHVISHIQKVAAEVLHHQSSLHPEESIPQASEKQKKPAGEPQRASEGSAKNCVPVIQRTYPHVTGEQSGSDTDTDSGYGGEHEKREPKAQWSESHAKEGGRKHVSSEATSGAIKQEGDVPRAKKSRSDSSEDERLSGHMAGGPGSYMSFSPNQPPFCLPFYLIPPAAAAAAAYLPMLEKCWYPGGMPIMYPGMSGSPGSLTQEMSSHGRAGSPVSYQDSPTLHKALKQVSPLNLETKD, from the exons ATGGAGAGGATTACCAGCGCGCAACCGCCTCCCTGTGTGCCAAAACACCCATCAATGGATATAGCTGACATGCAAGG AATCGAGTTTCCCATCTACGTGTACAAACCCAGGAGGGGAATGAAGCGTGTGGATGAGAACAAG GAGACATACAAGTTGCCCCACCGACTCATCGAGAAGAAACGACGTGACAGAATCAACGAATGCATCGCCCAGCTGAAGGATTTGTTGCCAGAACATCTTAAGCTTACA ACGCTGGGTCATTTGGAGAAAGCTGTGGTGCTGGAGCTCACTCTGAAGCATGTGAAATCCCTGAGTGGCCTCCTggatcagcagcagcagaaaaTCATTGCCCTGCAGAACGACCTGCAAATCA GCGATCATGGAGGCGACAGTGCGGAGAACAGCGAGGAGATGTTCCGATCCGGATTCCACTTGTGCGCCAAAGAGGTCCTCCACTATCTGGCCAGCCAAGAAAGCAGCAGGGACTTGACTCCTTCCCATGTCATCAGCCACATCCAAAAGGTAGCAGCCGAAGTCCTGCACCATCagagcagccttcacccggaGGAGTCCATCCCTCAAGCTTCGGAGAAACAGAAGAAACCCGCCGGGGAGCCCCAGAGGGCGTCTGAGGGCTCAGCGAAGAACTGCGTACCCGTCATTCAAAGGACTTACCCCCATGTGACGGGGGAGCAGAGCGGCAGTGACACAGACACTGACAGCGGCTATGGGGGGGAACATGAAAAGCGTGAGCCCAAAGCCCAGTGGTCAGAGAGCCACGCCAAGGAGGGGGGGCGCAAGCATGTCTCATCCGAGGCGACCTCTGGTGCCATAAAGCAGGAAGGTGACGTGCCACGTGCCAAGAAGTCGAGGTCAGACTCCTCAGAGGACGAGAGGCTCTCCGGTCACATGGCAGGAGGCCCCGGCAGCTACATGAGCTTCTCCCCCAACCAGCCCCCCTTTTGTCTCCCCTTCTACCTCATCCCCCCTGCAGCGGCAGCAGCGGCGGCCTATCTGCCCATGCTGGAGAAGTGCTGGTACCCCGGGGGCATGCCCATTATGTACCCGGGCATGAGCGGTTCTCCGGGGAGCTTGACCCAAGAAATGTCCTCTCACGGGAGGGCAGGATCTCCGGTGTCCTACCAGGACTCCCCCACTCTCCACAAAGCTTTAAAGCAGGTCTCTCCATTGAACTTGGAAACCAAAGACTGA